From a single Kitasatospora sp. NBC_00458 genomic region:
- a CDS encoding class I SAM-dependent methyltransferase produces the protein MTNDRIPASVRQTYGADDLSQAASFAGGFINFGDWRGIDTTEPTPEDRVLSQENLYRRVLRAFPAPAESLRLAEVGCGRGLGAALALREFRFAAVTGVDIHPDQVERARAVNARALATFPDRLGYTLGSADELPFANGSLEGVYSVEAAQHFRELTGFAREAARVLRPGGRLVVTTFFSAGGPEAAERLSILLGSFADGLDVPHPLDGFTADLADAGFTRVATESIGKDVWPGLDRYLEGTVPSGHWTRNFLHTWRDGLLDYHVVTAERL, from the coding sequence ATGACCAACGACCGCATCCCCGCGTCCGTACGCCAGACCTACGGCGCCGACGACCTCTCCCAAGCCGCGAGCTTCGCCGGAGGCTTCATCAACTTCGGCGACTGGCGCGGCATCGACACCACCGAGCCCACCCCGGAGGACCGGGTCCTCAGCCAGGAGAACCTCTACCGCCGCGTCCTGCGCGCATTCCCGGCACCGGCGGAGTCGCTGCGCCTTGCGGAGGTCGGCTGCGGCCGCGGGCTGGGCGCGGCCCTGGCGCTCCGGGAGTTCCGCTTCGCGGCCGTCACCGGCGTCGACATCCACCCCGACCAGGTCGAACGCGCCCGCGCCGTCAACGCCAGGGCCCTGGCGACGTTCCCGGACCGGCTCGGCTACACCCTCGGCTCGGCCGACGAACTCCCGTTCGCGAACGGCTCCCTGGAGGGCGTGTACTCGGTCGAGGCGGCCCAGCACTTCCGCGAGCTGACCGGCTTCGCCCGCGAGGCGGCCCGGGTGCTGCGGCCCGGCGGCCGCCTGGTGGTGACCACGTTCTTCAGCGCCGGGGGCCCGGAGGCGGCCGAGCGGCTGAGCATCCTGCTCGGCAGCTTCGCCGACGGCCTGGACGTCCCCCACCCGCTGGACGGGTTCACCGCCGACCTCGCCGACGCGGGGTTCACCCGCGTCGCCACCGAGTCCATCGGCAAGGACGTCTGGCCCGGCCTGGACCGCTACCTGGAGGGCACCGTGCCGTCCGGCCACTGGACCCGCAACTTCCTGCACACCTGGCGCGACGGCCTGCTCGACTACCACGTCGTCACGGCCGAGCGGCTCTGA